A single region of the Hymenobacter siberiensis genome encodes:
- a CDS encoding efflux RND transporter permease subunit: MNKIIKGLIGFSLRHPYVIFFITALVVVAGSVSFYYTPVEAYPDVTNTEVVIITQWPGRSAEEVERFISVPIETEMNSITHKTVIRSINLFGLSFIKIVFEDGTDNFNARMEAAQKLANVNLPDGVAANVQPPTGPTGEIYRYTLVSKTRSVADLKTLEDWTIEKNLRAVPGVADVVSFGGRVRTFEVAANPGLLSKYGLTALDVYSALQKSNVNVGGDVLREGQQAFVVRGIGIVTSVPDIEKIMIKNVNGVPVLVRSIGTVQASYLPPLGVVGRDANDDVVEGIVLMRKGENPGAVLPVLEAKVKDLNETILPKDTKIKVFYDRTELNQHTLRTVGENVAMGILLVTIVLLLFLADWRTTVTVALVIPLALLFAFILMRIKGMSANLLSIGAIDFGIIIDGAVVMVEGLFVMLALWAAQDGMERFNKRAKMGRILSTGLEMGKSIFTSKLIIITAFIPIFSFQKVEGKLFSPLAYTISFALLGALLLALTLVPVLSSILLNKNVRERHNPLIEFLNRTYAPLLDKVMAYPRRAMGTALVALVLGVGAFHFVGTEFLPHLNEGSIYVRASMPLSISLEDSYHYTKQFRQVFEKYPEVRGVISQTGRPNDGTDATGFFNQEFFVDLFPADDWKRKISKDELIAEMQHDLNRFRGVDFNFSQPISDNVEEAVSGVKGSLAIKITGPDLDLLDKKATAVYNVMHKIKGVEDLGVFRNLGQPELRITLDPDKMAQYGVAAADANAVIEMAIGGKAVSSVFEGEKKFDLRLRYDQPFRSSVEAIGDLLVPTLNGGKIKLGELAVIKNVSGPAFIYREDNARFIAVKFSVRGRDLGSTVAEAQQKVAKAVPLPEGYRTQWNGEFENQQRAQRQLSIVVPISILAIFFILFVSFGNALDSTLVLLNVPFALIGGIAALLITGVNFSISAGVGFIALFGVATQDGVILVNKFRHNLRDGMDLVPAIKEGAK, translated from the coding sequence ATGAATAAAATTATCAAGGGACTCATCGGCTTTTCGCTGCGGCATCCCTACGTCATCTTTTTCATCACCGCGCTGGTGGTGGTGGCCGGGTCTGTGTCGTTCTACTACACGCCCGTGGAGGCCTATCCCGACGTGACCAATACCGAGGTGGTCATTATCACGCAGTGGCCGGGCCGCTCGGCCGAGGAAGTGGAGCGCTTCATTTCCGTCCCGATTGAGACGGAAATGAACTCCATCACCCACAAAACGGTGATTCGCTCGATTAACCTGTTCGGGCTTTCGTTCATCAAAATTGTGTTCGAGGACGGCACCGACAACTTCAATGCCCGCATGGAAGCGGCCCAGAAGCTGGCCAACGTGAACCTGCCCGACGGCGTGGCCGCCAACGTGCAGCCCCCCACTGGCCCCACCGGCGAGATTTATCGCTACACGCTCGTCTCCAAAACGCGCTCCGTGGCGGACCTGAAGACGCTGGAAGACTGGACCATTGAGAAAAACCTGCGCGCCGTGCCCGGCGTGGCCGACGTGGTGAGCTTCGGCGGCCGGGTCCGCACCTTCGAGGTAGCTGCCAACCCCGGCTTGCTGAGCAAATACGGCCTGACGGCGCTTGACGTGTACTCGGCGCTGCAAAAATCGAACGTGAACGTGGGTGGCGATGTGCTGCGCGAGGGCCAGCAGGCCTTCGTGGTGCGCGGCATCGGCATTGTGACCAGCGTGCCCGACATCGAGAAAATCATGATTAAAAACGTCAACGGCGTGCCCGTGCTCGTGCGGAGCATTGGCACGGTACAGGCCAGCTACCTGCCGCCGCTGGGCGTGGTGGGCCGCGACGCCAACGACGACGTGGTGGAAGGCATTGTGCTCATGCGCAAGGGCGAAAACCCCGGGGCCGTGCTGCCCGTGCTCGAAGCCAAGGTGAAAGACCTGAACGAGACCATCTTGCCCAAGGACACCAAAATCAAGGTGTTCTACGACCGCACCGAGCTCAACCAGCACACCCTGCGCACCGTGGGCGAAAACGTGGCCATGGGTATTCTGCTAGTGACCATCGTGCTGCTGCTGTTTCTGGCCGACTGGCGCACGACGGTGACCGTGGCGCTGGTTATTCCGCTGGCCCTGCTGTTTGCCTTCATTCTGATGCGCATCAAGGGCATGAGCGCCAACTTGTTGAGCATCGGGGCCATCGACTTCGGTATTATTATCGACGGAGCCGTGGTGATGGTTGAGGGCTTGTTTGTGATGCTGGCGCTCTGGGCCGCACAAGACGGCATGGAACGCTTCAACAAGCGGGCGAAGATGGGCCGCATCCTGAGCACGGGCCTGGAGATGGGCAAGTCCATCTTCACGTCCAAGCTCATCATTATCACGGCCTTCATCCCAATATTTTCCTTCCAGAAAGTTGAGGGCAAGCTTTTCTCACCGCTGGCCTACACCATCAGCTTCGCGCTGCTCGGGGCCCTGCTGCTGGCCCTCACGCTGGTGCCGGTGCTATCCAGCATCCTGCTAAACAAGAACGTGCGCGAGCGCCACAACCCGCTCATTGAGTTCCTGAACCGGACTTACGCTCCCCTGCTCGACAAGGTGATGGCCTACCCGCGCCGGGCCATGGGCACGGCCCTGGTGGCGCTGGTGCTGGGCGTGGGGGCCTTCCACTTCGTGGGTACCGAGTTTCTTCCTCACCTCAACGAAGGCTCGATTTACGTGCGGGCCTCCATGCCGCTAAGCATCAGCCTGGAAGATTCGTACCACTACACCAAGCAGTTCCGGCAGGTGTTTGAGAAATATCCCGAGGTGCGGGGCGTGATTTCGCAGACCGGCCGCCCCAACGACGGCACCGACGCCACGGGCTTCTTCAACCAGGAATTCTTCGTGGACCTGTTCCCGGCCGATGACTGGAAGCGCAAAATCTCCAAGGACGAGCTGATTGCCGAGATGCAGCACGACTTGAACCGCTTCCGCGGGGTGGACTTCAACTTCTCGCAGCCCATCAGCGACAACGTGGAGGAAGCCGTGTCGGGCGTGAAGGGCTCGCTGGCCATCAAAATCACCGGTCCTGACCTTGACTTGCTCGACAAAAAGGCCACGGCGGTGTACAACGTGATGCACAAAATCAAGGGCGTGGAAGACCTGGGCGTGTTCCGCAACCTGGGCCAACCCGAGCTGCGCATCACCCTCGACCCCGACAAAATGGCCCAGTACGGCGTGGCTGCCGCCGATGCCAACGCCGTCATCGAAATGGCCATCGGCGGCAAGGCGGTCAGCTCGGTGTTTGAAGGCGAGAAGAAGTTCGACCTGCGCCTGCGCTACGACCAGCCCTTCCGCTCGTCGGTGGAGGCCATCGGCGACCTGCTGGTGCCCACCCTGAACGGTGGCAAAATCAAGCTGGGCGAGTTGGCCGTCATTAAAAACGTGTCCGGCCCGGCCTTTATTTACCGCGAAGACAATGCCCGCTTCATCGCCGTGAAATTTTCCGTCCGGGGTCGCGACCTGGGCTCGACGGTGGCCGAGGCCCAGCAAAAAGTGGCCAAGGCCGTGCCGCTACCCGAAGGCTACCGCACCCAGTGGAACGGCGAGTTTGAAAACCAGCAGCGGGCCCAGCGCCAGCTCAGCATCGTGGTGCCGATTTCGATTCTGGCCATTTTCTTCATCCTCTTCGTGTCGTTCGGCAACGCCCTGGATTCGACGCTGGTGCTGCTCAACGTGCCCTTTGCCCTCATTGGCGGCATTGCGGCGCTGCTCATCACGGGGGTCAACTTCAGCATCTCGGCCGGCGTGGGCTTCATCGCCCTGTTCGGCGTGGCCACCCAGGACGGCGTGATTCTGGTGAACAAGTTCCGCCACAACCTGCGCGACGGCATGGACCTGGTGCCCGCCATCAAGGAGGGGGCTAAG
- a CDS encoding efflux RND transporter periplasmic adaptor subunit, with translation MFLSSRLLSGLLCAAVGAGSLSGCGSKSEELPVNTKDLSSGYRTDTVHLRSPEQDLRFTGKVSYDQSRVDRIFPVVSGNVLDVNAALGAQVTQGQLLARVQSADVSGYLNTYNAAKADLAVAARNASNTEQLYKSSFASQSDLVAARAQLEKARSAFRGAEQVLKVYGATGGGAASGKPVYTVKAPVNGFVVERNINPGMQLRADNATPLFTISNLTRVWVLINVYESDVAVVKVGLPVVITALAYPDRTFQGKITNISSVVDADTRVLQARVELDNPGGLLKPDMFCTITLSQPQAGQALAVNPTAVIFSNDQYFVIRRKAGTPAPSPEQNASVAYEVVPVKVLRSSARYRFVTGGLHDGDLVVTQGSLLLYNDLKGN, from the coding sequence ATGTTTTTGTCCTCCCGTTTGCTTTCGGGGCTGCTTTGTGCGGCCGTAGGAGCCGGTAGCCTCAGCGGCTGCGGTTCCAAATCGGAAGAGCTGCCCGTCAATACGAAAGACCTGAGCAGCGGCTATCGCACCGATACGGTGCATCTGCGCTCCCCCGAGCAGGATTTGCGGTTCACCGGCAAGGTGAGCTACGACCAGAGCCGGGTGGACCGGATTTTTCCGGTCGTGAGTGGAAACGTGCTGGACGTGAACGCCGCCCTGGGCGCGCAGGTAACCCAGGGGCAGCTCCTGGCCCGCGTGCAGAGTGCCGACGTGAGCGGCTACCTCAATACTTACAACGCGGCCAAAGCCGACCTCGCCGTGGCCGCCCGCAACGCCTCCAATACGGAGCAGCTCTACAAGTCCAGCTTCGCGTCGCAGAGCGACCTGGTGGCGGCCCGGGCGCAGCTCGAAAAGGCCCGCTCTGCCTTCCGGGGTGCCGAACAGGTGCTTAAAGTATACGGCGCTACCGGTGGCGGAGCCGCTAGCGGCAAGCCCGTGTACACGGTGAAGGCGCCCGTGAACGGCTTCGTGGTGGAGCGCAACATCAACCCCGGCATGCAGCTGCGGGCCGACAACGCGACTCCGCTCTTCACCATTTCCAACCTGACGCGGGTATGGGTGCTGATTAACGTGTACGAGTCGGATGTCGCCGTGGTGAAAGTCGGGCTGCCGGTTGTCATCACCGCGCTGGCCTATCCGGACCGCACGTTTCAGGGCAAAATCACGAACATTTCCAGCGTGGTCGACGCCGATACGCGGGTGCTGCAGGCCCGCGTGGAGCTGGATAACCCTGGCGGCCTGCTCAAGCCCGACATGTTCTGCACCATCACCCTGAGCCAGCCCCAGGCCGGGCAGGCCCTGGCCGTAAACCCCACGGCCGTCATCTTTTCCAACGACCAGTACTTCGTCATCCGCCGCAAGGCCGGCACGCCCGCGCCTAGCCCCGAGCAAAATGCCAGCGTGGCCTACGAAGTGGTGCCGGTGAAGGTGTTGCGCTCCAGTGCGCGCTACCGCTTCGTGACCGGCGGCCTGCACGACGGGGATTTGGTGGTGACGCAGGGCAGCCTGCTGCTATACAACGACTTAAAAGGTAATTAA
- a CDS encoding TolC family protein gives MKSFGTAALLLAVAVLAGPAAAQRPATTTPSSSMSRPPGGTPNNTPAQMPGQPTPGYGPAGRPSTQPKQPSQTNNGTAANSASPSPYGQYPAMPGVLPTEVPMSATPGPTDTLHVDLDQALALFIQRNYNLIAQRFNVNLAQAAVIQSGLRDNPNISVGANAYNPAIKTLFPFGAKHGADVPENNGNATGNTVNIQVQQLINLSHSRAKLVQLSSTNAEVQQAAFEDLMRTGRYQLLQTFYNVIAERRRLLLLQQQRDQLDRLLVGFQEQLRLGTVAGFEVTRLELERESLEKDHSDQLVQLGGDEAALRVFLATPGTTFVAPEGQPLLPDPPATLPTRADLTTLAYQARPDLRAATRQTTYAQQNLRLQKALAVPKVAVGASYASYGSTYANFYMLQAAMDVPVFNRNQGNVQAAQVGIQQSGNVLSQVNLQVEQDVAAAVEQLQHATDLRRRVTPRFVASIQDVSRNATRDYQLRLIDLVSFIDKIRAYKDAQMHLIDVGNRLELAKQQVNYVTNTPVFTN, from the coding sequence ATGAAATCCTTCGGAACCGCCGCACTGCTGCTCGCCGTAGCCGTACTGGCCGGCCCTGCCGCGGCCCAGCGCCCGGCTACTACCACGCCCTCCTCCAGCATGAGCCGGCCCCCGGGTGGTACGCCCAATAACACCCCGGCCCAAATGCCTGGGCAACCTACTCCCGGCTACGGGCCGGCCGGCCGGCCATCAACACAACCGAAGCAGCCCAGTCAAACCAACAATGGGACTGCTGCAAACTCCGCTTCGCCATCGCCCTACGGGCAGTATCCGGCAATGCCTGGGGTACTACCTACCGAGGTGCCCATGAGTGCGACGCCTGGCCCCACCGATACGCTGCACGTCGACCTGGACCAGGCCCTGGCCCTGTTTATTCAGCGCAACTACAATTTGATTGCCCAACGCTTCAACGTGAACCTGGCTCAGGCAGCGGTGATTCAATCCGGGCTGCGGGATAATCCCAATATTTCGGTGGGGGCCAACGCCTACAACCCCGCCATCAAAACCCTGTTTCCGTTTGGTGCCAAACACGGTGCCGACGTGCCCGAAAACAATGGCAACGCCACGGGCAACACGGTGAACATTCAGGTGCAGCAGCTCATAAATCTGTCGCACTCACGCGCCAAGCTCGTGCAGCTGAGCAGCACCAACGCCGAGGTGCAGCAGGCCGCTTTTGAGGATTTGATGCGCACGGGGCGCTACCAGCTGCTGCAGACGTTTTACAACGTTATTGCGGAACGGCGGCGGCTCCTGTTGCTGCAGCAGCAGCGCGACCAGCTCGACCGCCTGCTCGTCGGCTTTCAGGAGCAGCTGCGACTGGGCACCGTGGCCGGCTTTGAGGTGACGCGCCTGGAGCTGGAGCGCGAAAGCCTGGAAAAAGACCACTCGGACCAGCTGGTGCAGCTGGGCGGCGATGAGGCGGCGCTACGGGTTTTTCTGGCCACGCCGGGCACCACGTTTGTAGCGCCCGAGGGGCAACCGCTGCTGCCCGACCCGCCGGCCACGCTGCCCACGCGGGCCGACCTCACCACGCTGGCGTACCAGGCCCGTCCCGACCTGCGCGCCGCCACCCGCCAGACCACTTATGCGCAGCAAAACCTCCGGCTCCAGAAGGCGCTGGCAGTGCCCAAGGTAGCGGTGGGAGCCTCCTACGCTTCGTACGGCAGTACTTACGCCAATTTTTACATGCTGCAGGCCGCTATGGATGTGCCCGTGTTCAATCGCAACCAGGGCAACGTGCAGGCGGCGCAGGTGGGCATTCAGCAGAGTGGCAATGTGCTGAGCCAGGTGAACCTACAGGTGGAGCAGGACGTGGCCGCCGCCGTGGAGCAGCTGCAGCACGCCACGGATTTGCGCCGCCGCGTGACCCCGCGCTTCGTGGCCAGCATTCAGGATGTGAGCCGCAACGCCACCCGCGACTACCAGCTGCGCCTGATTGATTTGGTGAGCTTTATCGACAAAATCCGTGCTTACAAAGATGCCCAGATGCACCTCATCGACGTGGGCAACCGCCTGGAGCTAGCCAAGCAGCAAGTCAACTACGTCACGAATACCCCGGTTTTTACCAATTAA
- a CDS encoding response regulator transcription factor has product MRVLVIHSEEAFCQQLYHFLQQAHYLVDCAATHAAAVERLARHEYDFVLLAAELPDGDGLALLRAAVLDPMQPASFIVLTASAGGVHLKAFDLGADDCLPNTVLLPELERRMQAIVRRRFRLQDPKIRFGNGFVMDLAAHTLRHNACPVPLSSKQFDLLHYLLLHRGYPLTRQQLGAHVWGDDVASQRASNYIDVHIKNLRRALASFASPDFLETVHSIGYRVAA; this is encoded by the coding sequence ATGCGCGTTCTGGTCATTCATTCTGAAGAAGCTTTTTGCCAGCAGCTGTACCACTTTTTGCAGCAGGCCCACTACCTGGTCGACTGTGCCGCCACTCACGCCGCCGCCGTTGAGCGGCTGGCCCGGCACGAATACGATTTTGTGCTGCTCGCCGCCGAACTGCCCGATGGCGACGGCCTGGCACTGTTGCGCGCGGCCGTGCTTGACCCAATGCAGCCGGCTTCGTTCATCGTCCTCACCGCCTCCGCCGGGGGCGTTCACCTCAAAGCCTTCGACCTGGGTGCCGACGATTGCCTGCCCAACACTGTGCTGCTGCCCGAGCTGGAACGCCGGATGCAGGCCATCGTGCGCCGCCGGTTTCGGTTGCAAGACCCTAAAATCCGGTTTGGCAACGGGTTCGTGATGGACCTGGCCGCCCACACCCTGCGCCATAATGCGTGCCCCGTGCCGCTCAGCAGCAAACAGTTTGATTTGTTGCACTACCTGTTGCTGCACCGCGGCTATCCCCTCACGCGCCAGCAACTGGGTGCCCACGTCTGGGGCGATGATGTGGCCAGCCAACGTGCTTCCAACTACATCGACGTGCACATCAAGAACCTGCGCAGGGCACTGGCCAGCTTTGCTTCGCCCGACTTTCTCGAAACCGTGCACAGCATCGGCTACCGCGTGGCCGCCTGA
- a CDS encoding replication initiation protein, with protein MPTTQLPLSATKLPTAIGGVRNLKPHLLPNCRFVDNQLTVIAPRPEVRQHNALINSSFVLNTLEWRAFTAILSRIHPDDEEFKEYFIPAPELVGDETGGSAYSQIKSLAKRLLNRTLYVELLGPKGERVSKPDYEYISFITKARYMRQRGGLFVKVNPDFVPYLLQLTQRGNFTKSLTAELKSLNSSHSFKIYWLLSEYRTFGARTFTVEDLRFRLGIRSEEYTDRFNNFKAKVLDKAQEELADTDLRFEMELLRVGKAVKQIRFTFNAGPLVLEPSATKLPFAVAKPATAMELWAMSLLAMGVAEAGCEVIRRHLVEGQYPVDYLDYVIEVLQRPRKAKIRKPADYAYKCITGKLLLEEFRRSQEVLPAPAVKPVRKSVVKPVAVAPAETIYQLEEVREMYETPGPFAKHANRAPTFEQHIERIYLSQGFVLDFREGQQVLILRH; from the coding sequence TTGCCAACTACCCAACTGCCGTTATCTGCTACCAAATTGCCGACTGCTATTGGGGGAGTGCGTAACTTGAAGCCTCATCTGCTACCAAATTGCCGTTTTGTGGATAACCAGCTAACCGTCATTGCTCCGCGTCCGGAAGTTCGCCAGCATAATGCGTTGATTAATAGCTCGTTCGTGTTAAATACGCTCGAATGGCGGGCTTTTACCGCGATTTTGTCCCGTATTCATCCGGACGACGAGGAATTCAAGGAATACTTCATCCCTGCTCCCGAGCTGGTAGGCGATGAAACGGGGGGAAGTGCTTACTCGCAGATTAAGAGCTTAGCTAAGCGCTTGCTGAACCGCACGTTGTATGTGGAGTTACTGGGCCCGAAGGGTGAGCGCGTCAGCAAACCGGACTACGAATACATCTCCTTTATTACCAAAGCGCGCTACATGCGGCAGCGTGGGGGGCTCTTTGTCAAAGTCAACCCTGATTTTGTCCCCTACCTGCTGCAACTCACGCAACGTGGAAACTTCACAAAAAGCCTGACTGCCGAGCTCAAGAGCTTGAATAGCAGTCATTCGTTTAAGATTTACTGGTTGCTTTCTGAATACCGCACGTTTGGTGCGCGCACGTTCACGGTAGAAGACTTGCGTTTTCGACTGGGAATCCGGTCTGAAGAGTACACGGACCGGTTCAATAACTTTAAAGCGAAGGTTCTGGACAAAGCGCAGGAAGAGTTGGCTGACACGGACTTGCGGTTCGAAATGGAACTGCTGCGAGTAGGCAAGGCAGTCAAGCAAATTCGCTTTACCTTCAATGCGGGACCGTTGGTATTGGAGCCATCTGCTACCAAATTGCCGTTTGCAGTCGCCAAGCCTGCCACTGCAATGGAGCTCTGGGCGATGAGCTTGCTGGCAATGGGGGTTGCAGAAGCTGGCTGCGAGGTCATTCGCCGGCATCTGGTGGAGGGCCAGTACCCGGTTGATTACCTGGATTATGTGATAGAAGTGCTTCAACGCCCACGTAAAGCCAAGATTCGTAAGCCCGCTGATTACGCTTATAAGTGCATTACGGGCAAACTACTGCTGGAAGAATTCCGTCGTAGTCAGGAGGTGCTACCAGCTCCTGCCGTGAAGCCCGTTCGCAAATCTGTTGTCAAACCGGTTGCTGTGGCTCCGGCCGAAACAATATATCAGTTGGAGGAAGTACGGGAAATGTATGAAACGCCTGGGCCCTTTGCCAAGCATGCGAACCGAGCCCCGACTTTTGAACAACACATTGAGCGCATATACCTCAGTCAGGGTTTCGTGCTTGACTTCAGGGAAGGACAGCAGGTGCTGATTTTGCGGCACTAG
- a CDS encoding DUF4856 domain-containing protein yields MTFKFVPGALVALAFGFTSCDKNDTESAPALRAKLDASTLTANSKYTESFKDAGGQSTVDLTTANQRLDMFSELNAYMALVAAAAPATPATLDAAKLRGYYNNTGSYFTGTGLNGSGLSLRATTAASFPATNAETVRVYLDQQLTKLATTSQSVNNVATPGSAGRLGRYLVDEQGIEVNQVIQKALIGALLLDQIDNVLLTDNALKADNRQVVAGKAYSELEHNWDLAYGYLTSNAIMTTDINLTPRERFLAGYLNEKNGLASPGVYLAFLKGRAAIVNNDAAGVKTQADVIRTELEKTIALSAVSYLSSWKSASTLDVKAHALGEGLGFIYSLRFSTKYGADAAFSDNLLAGLTSGTNGTWSLTNAQADVAITAIKSKFSIQ; encoded by the coding sequence ATGACGTTTAAGTTCGTTCCCGGCGCGCTGGTTGCCCTGGCTTTTGGTTTTACTTCCTGCGACAAGAATGACACCGAGTCGGCCCCGGCCCTGCGCGCCAAGCTGGATGCCAGTACGCTGACGGCCAACTCGAAGTACACGGAATCGTTCAAAGATGCCGGCGGGCAGTCCACGGTGGATTTGACGACCGCGAACCAGCGCCTGGACATGTTCTCGGAGCTGAATGCCTACATGGCCCTGGTGGCCGCGGCGGCCCCGGCCACACCCGCTACCCTGGATGCGGCCAAGCTGCGCGGCTACTACAACAATACCGGCAGCTACTTCACCGGCACCGGCCTGAACGGCTCGGGCCTGTCGCTGCGCGCTACCACTGCGGCCTCGTTCCCGGCCACTAACGCCGAAACGGTGCGCGTCTACCTCGACCAGCAGCTGACCAAGCTGGCCACCACCAGCCAGTCGGTGAACAACGTGGCTACGCCCGGCAGCGCCGGCCGGCTGGGCCGCTACCTTGTGGACGAGCAAGGTATTGAAGTGAACCAGGTGATTCAGAAGGCTCTGATTGGGGCCCTGCTGCTCGACCAGATTGACAACGTGCTGCTCACCGACAATGCCCTGAAGGCCGATAACCGCCAGGTGGTAGCCGGCAAAGCCTACTCCGAGCTGGAGCATAACTGGGATTTGGCCTACGGCTACCTCACGTCCAACGCCATCATGACCACGGACATCAACCTGACGCCCCGCGAGCGGTTTCTGGCCGGCTACCTGAACGAGAAAAACGGTCTGGCTTCGCCCGGCGTGTACCTGGCCTTCTTGAAGGGCCGCGCGGCCATTGTTAACAACGACGCGGCTGGCGTGAAAACTCAGGCTGATGTTATCCGCACGGAGCTGGAAAAGACCATTGCCCTGTCGGCGGTGTCCTACCTGAGCAGCTGGAAATCGGCCTCCACGCTGGACGTGAAAGCCCACGCGCTGGGCGAAGGGCTGGGCTTTATCTACTCGCTGCGCTTCAGCACCAAGTACGGAGCCGATGCGGCTTTCTCCGACAACCTGCTCGCGGGCCTCACTTCCGGCACCAATGGCACCTGGAGCCTGACCAATGCCCAGGCCGACGTGGCCATCACCGCCATCAAGTCGAAGTTCAGCATTCAATAG
- a CDS encoding imelysin family protein, with amino-acid sequence MKKTVLFALALLINTLGVFSCQKSTGSDTPAPDTSLDRKALLTQWADSLVKPGYQRFNDKLSALKTKTTAFTAAPTTASLLDARQAWQAAYLEWQKVELFEFGPAESVSLRNHFNIYPTDVTGINRNISTGTYDFEVATAIAQQGFPTLDYLLNGVATSDAAIVQQYVASANHRRYLTDVMAKMDQTFGTVYGQWTGSYRDTFINNAGTDASSSLSRVINAYSLYFERYLRAGKVGIPAGTMSGTPRPEKIEAYYLKGALPLQLATTAHATVQQFFNGRTGRPSLKSYLDALGAKDSRTGQGLASIINTQFGVSAQQLSSLGPDLHTTITARNVDAVASYNEMQKAVRLIKVDMTSALGITVTYVDNDGD; translated from the coding sequence ATGAAAAAGACTGTTTTATTCGCATTAGCGCTGCTAATCAATACGTTGGGTGTCTTCAGCTGCCAGAAAAGCACCGGTTCCGATACGCCGGCCCCGGACACGTCCCTGGACCGTAAGGCCCTGCTCACGCAGTGGGCCGACAGCCTGGTGAAGCCCGGCTACCAGCGCTTCAACGACAAGCTGAGCGCCCTCAAAACCAAAACCACAGCCTTCACGGCGGCCCCTACTACGGCCAGCTTACTGGATGCACGCCAGGCCTGGCAGGCGGCCTACCTGGAGTGGCAGAAAGTGGAGCTGTTTGAGTTCGGCCCCGCTGAATCGGTGAGTCTGCGCAACCACTTCAACATCTACCCGACCGATGTGACCGGCATCAATCGCAATATTTCGACTGGCACCTACGACTTTGAGGTGGCCACCGCTATTGCCCAGCAGGGTTTTCCCACGCTGGACTACCTGCTGAACGGCGTGGCGACCAGCGACGCGGCCATTGTGCAGCAGTACGTGGCCTCAGCCAACCACCGCCGCTACCTCACCGATGTGATGGCCAAGATGGACCAGACCTTTGGCACGGTGTACGGCCAGTGGACTGGCTCCTACCGCGACACGTTCATCAATAATGCCGGCACCGATGCCAGCTCCTCGCTCTCGCGGGTTATCAATGCCTACTCGCTTTACTTTGAGCGCTACCTGCGCGCCGGCAAAGTGGGCATTCCGGCCGGCACCATGAGCGGCACGCCCCGGCCCGAGAAAATTGAGGCGTATTACCTGAAGGGAGCCCTGCCGTTGCAGCTGGCCACTACGGCCCACGCCACGGTGCAGCAGTTTTTCAATGGCCGCACGGGCCGGCCCTCACTCAAAAGCTACCTCGATGCCCTGGGCGCCAAGGACAGCCGCACGGGCCAGGGCCTGGCCAGCATCATCAACACGCAGTTTGGTGTGTCGGCGCAGCAGCTCAGCTCCCTGGGCCCCGACCTGCACACGACTATCACGGCCCGCAACGTCGATGCCGTGGCTTCCTACAACGAGATGCAAAAGGCCGTGCGCCTGATTAAGGTGGATATGACCTCGGCGCTGGGCATCACGGTGACCTACGTCGACAACGACGGCGACTAA